AGAAGTACAACTTTATTTCCTTTATGTAAACTACACTTTACTTTTCAGATAAAAAAGTACCCTAACTCTGATTTTCAATGCCTTTACCAACTTTTATTGACCGCATCATTTGTCTGATTTGATGACTTCTCTTTACTAAATGCAGAAACTATAATCACGGCAAAAGCCAACAAAGCCACCTGGATACGTAAACAGAAGTATAACTTATACTATTCGGCTATGACACCAAGACAAGATGATTTTATAACGAATTCGGATGAAAGCAGGCGCCTGCCCGACGACAACCCTGAGCCACTGACCGGCATAAAGAAAAGGAAGGTCGACAGCTTTGACAAAGAGCCTGAAGGCAAAGAGGAAGCCGGAAACGTGGCAGCCAGAAATGAAGAGGATACGCGTAAGTTAGATGGCAGCAACGCCAATAACCTGCGCACGAAATAAGCCGCGTGCTCCCCAATAATGTGTCCCTGTGCAGCGCGATTAGGCATGTGCGCAGGATTTATAGGAGAGGTCTGCCTCTTTGTGCCCTGCCCGCAAAGGCGTGATATTACTATACTGTAATTTTTAAGTACGAACGTTGTGACATGCTTTGCTTTTTAGATATTAATAAAGTATTATTATCATAGTTTATGTCTTAGAACCAAGGCACTTATGGTACTGTTTGAGGCACCTTACCAGCATTTAGAACTTTACACGGCACATAACGTGCTCGTGAGTCAATGGTATGGCGGCTGCACCAGTGCCCAGTACCGGGAGGCCCTGAAACGCTTCATCCACTATGTAGACACCAGGAACATTCAGTATGCCATCTCCGATCGGCGCATGCTGCCCCCGCTCTCCGATGAGGATGCCCGCTGGACTGTTGAGGTGTTTCTGGAGAGTTTCCGCAAACTGCCGCTGCAGCGCTTTGCCATTATCAAGTCCTTCAGCTCCTCTGCGGGCAAGCAGCTACAGCACTTTATACGCAACAAGGAGCAACCGCTTCCTTTCGAGGCCAGGGTGTTTGAAGACCTTACCTCCGCCTACGACTGGCTTACCGCAACCAAGGCGGTGTAGCGTTTACGCTCCTCCCGCAAACGCTTCTTTCTGCACCCGCTCCAGCGCCGCCGTCAGCTGCCCTATAGGCTGGTAGCCTCTTGCCACCAGGTATAGCTTTCCGTTTGCCTCCGACACCACCGCCGGAAAGCCATTGATGCCCCAACTCTCCACCAGCTCAAACTCTTTTCTGGCCTTCGCCTCATAGGCATCATCCGTAAATTTCTGTTTGAAGTCAGCTTCGTTTGCCCCTAAGGCCTGCACCACCGGCAGGTAAGACTCTACCTCGTTCAGGTCTTTGGCCTCCTCAAAGTGCAGCTTTTGAATAGCTGCCGCCAAAGGCACCTGCTGCTCCGGGAGCTGCTCCTTTAGTATGGCCAGCGCTACGGCGGGAGGCACAGAGTTGCTGATGTAGGTGCCCTCGCCCAGTATTTTGCTTTGGTAGGCCTCACTCAGCTTTGCACCGGTTACCTGCTCCAGCCGTGGCGCCGCCTGCCGGATATAATCGGCCATGCCGCTGATGGAGCGCACATTGTTGCCACGGATCATGCCGCCGCTAATCACTTCAAAACCGTAGTCCTGCCCGTGCTCCTTGTACAGCTGCTGAATCACGGGGCTCATGCCGTAACACCAGCCGCACAGGGCATCATGCACATAAAATATCTTTTGCTTGCTCATGTTTGCGCTCTTAAGAATAAACCTGGCAGTACAGGAAACCTGCCGCCCGGCGGACTTTCGCCCATATTAGCAACCCTGTAAAGAGGCAAAGGTTTTGTGAACATAGCTATACTACTATAGTGTAAATTGTTATCTTGCTGTGCCGGAAGGCGTTGCTGCCTGTGTTGTACATGTGCTGCGGCAAGGCTGGCTTTCAACATGGAAGAGAAACTGTGTGGAGAAGGATAATAGCCCCATCCTATCCTCCTGATTAAAAGAAGCTGCTATGCTCTACGCCCTGCTTAAGTTTATTTACCGCCTAGGCCTGCTGGTGTTTTTCAGGAGGTTTGAGACACGAAACCGCCACCTGATGCCGTCAGAAGGGCCTTTGCTGGTAGTTTGCAACCACCCCAACACGTTCATGGACCCGGTTGTGACGGCATCGCTGTTGCGCCAGCAAGTATACTTTATTGCCAAAAGCACTGTTTTCGGCAGTGGTTTGCAGCGTTGGCTGTTGCGCAAGATGCACCTCATTCCCATCAGCCGCCCGGAGGATAACCACGGGCAGCCGCTCCAAAACGAAGAGGCTTTTGCGGCCAGCTTCGAGGCGCTGCAGCAGGGCAAAACACTGCTTATCTTCCCGGAGGGCAACAGCTTTAACCAGCGCCGCCTGCGCAAAATAAAGACCGGCGCTGCCCGCATTGCCCTTGGTGCCGCAGCGGCGCATGGTCCAGAACTCAACATCAGGATTCTGCCTGTGGGCCTGAACTACTCCGCCCCTACCCGCTTCCGCAGTGATGTGTTCGTAAATGTGGGCGAGCCAATCGCTGTCTCCGACTTTGCCGCCGCCTATCGCGACGACGGCCCGGCAGCCGTACTGGCCCTAACGGAAGAAATCCGGCAGCGGCTGGAGGCGCTCATGGTACATACGCCCACCGACGCGGAAGATGAACTGGTGCGGCAAATTGAGGACATCTACAAGGTGCAGCTTTCCGCCATGATACCTACTGCTGCGCCTGCCCATGAACACGACTTCCTGCTGACCCGAGCCATCGTGAAAAGTATTAACCATTTCAGCCAGGTGGCCCCGGAGCGGGTGGCGGCCTTGCGGGAAAGTATAGGCAGCTACCAACGGCAGCTAAAACGCCTGCGCCTGCAGGATGCGCTGTTGGGCAAAGGCAGCAAGGCGGTGTTCTGGCAAAGCATTGGCGGGGTACTCCTGCTGGCCCTAGGGCTGCCCCTGTACCTCTACGGGCTGCTCCACAACTACGTGCCCTACACCATTCCCTCTAAAGTAGCACAGGCAGCCACCAAGGAAGAGGAATGGCATGCGCCTGTTATGCTGACGGTGGGCATGTTCACATTTCCGCTTTTCTACGCGCTGTGCGCCTGGCTGCTGTCAGTTTGGCTGAGTGAAACGGATGTGGGGCTGGTATTATACCTGTTCAGCCTGCCGCTCAGTGGCTTCTTTACGCTTGGCTACTGGAACATGCTGCAGCGCACACAAGCACACTGGGTACTGCTGCGTTTGTTTTTCACGCGACAGGACGTGGTGGAGCAGCTGCGCCGGCAGCGGAAGCAGATAATTGCGGGGCTGGAGCAGGCAAGGCTCGAGTACCTGCAGCAGCCGAATTAGCGCCATCCCTCCGCGCCTTTTCCCGGTATGTGATAAATACGGACAGACTGTGTATTTTATACACACTTTTTTAGTACTAATTTTAGCTATATAGCTATTTACAAAGGTTAAACGGCTAAAAAATTGCACTATATCTTCGCCTTTTTTCTTGGCCGTCCGTAAACTGCTTAAGTTTATACCTTAAACACTAACAATTGATTGCTATGAAAAAGAATATTATTACTTTTTGTGCCGCTACTTTTGCCGTGGCCGCACTTACATTTGGCTGCTCCACGTCTGACACGACAACGGACGCCGATGGAATGGAAACAACCGAGGATTACGATACAGGTACTGACACAGGCACTTATGAGGAAGGAACCACGACTGGAACCACAACCGGAACCACTACGGGTACTACCACAACCGGTACTACCACTGGCATGACCACAGGTACCACGACCGGAACGACAACAGGCACGACGACTGGTACAACTACAGGCACAACTACTGGTACCACCACAGGCACGACTACTGGTACTACGACTGGTACAACTACCGGAACTACCACGGGTACGACAACCGGTACGACCACCGGAACAACAACAGGTACCACAACCGGAACTACCACAGGTACGACAACTGGCGGCACTACGTCCGGCACCACAACCGGCACCACCACTATGTAGTATACCCCTGTTACAGATCACAGCAGAAAGGCAAATACCAGGTGGTGCTTGCCTTTCTGTTTTTAAGCGATAGAAGCGTCAGATGAAATACCTGGAAAGATACCTGCGCAACGTATTCACCGTAGACCTGCGGGCATTGGCCGTGATGCGGATATGGCTCGCCGGCATTATACTTACAGACCTTTCCATCCGGGCATCTGACATGGAGGCGCACTACTCCAACATGGGGATACTGCCGCTGCATGTGCTGCACCAGCACCTTTGGTTACCGCATTTTTTCTCGTTTCACACACTGAGCGGTTTATGGCAGGTGCAACTGGTGCTGTTTGCAGTGGCAGCCATTGCGGCGTTGTGCCTGCTGCTGGGCTACAAGACCCGCGTTGCCACCGTAATAAGTTGGCTGCTGCTGCTTTCGCTGCAAAACCGCAACCCCCTGATCGCGCAGGGCGGTGATGATCTCCTGCGGATGCTGCTGTTCTGGGGCATGTTTCTGCCGTGGGGCAAGTATTATTCAGTGGATGCCGTACAGGCCGAAAAGGCTGGCGTAGCCCCTATCAAAACAACGTATTTTAGCATTGCCACAGCTGCGTACATCCTGCAGGTGGCCCTGGTATACTTCTCCACGGCACTGCTCAAGAACTCACCCGAGTGGACCACCGAAGGCACAGCGCTTTACTATGCCCTGAGCCTGGACCAGATCCTGATGCCGGGCGGCCGCCTGATTTACCCTTACCCTGAGCTGCTCAGGGCGCTGACGCACTTCTCCTACTACACCGAGCTGCTGCTTCCGCTGTTGCTGCTGATTCCGTTCTACAATAATTTTTTCCGGCTGGTGGTGGTCGGGGTACTGGCAGGCTTCCATGTCGGTATCAGCCTTACCCTGTTCGTTGGGTTGTTTTACCTGATCAACCTGGCCTCGGTTACCGGCCTGTTACCTCCTCCGGCCATGGATTGGCTGGACAAGCGGCTATTCAGCTCCTTCCGCAGCACACGCTTAGGTCCGTTCAAGCATCCGCTCAGGCACCTGCGCCGGCTTAACTTCTTTTCGGTGGAGGTACGCATGAACCGTCCGCTGCTGCCAAACCATGTGTTGCCACAGCTCCGGAACGCCTTTGTGGCGGTCGCCCTGTTTTACTGCATCTGGTGGAACTTAAGCGGCACTGCCCTCACGCCTAAGATACCGGATGGCAGCCGCTGGTTTGGCTATGTGCTTCGCTTAGACCAGCATTGGGGCATGTTTGCCCCTACGGTTTTCAAGGATGATGGCTGGTATGTGCTGGAAGGAAACACAGCCAAAGGCGCCGTGATAGACCTGAACCAGCAAGGCAAAGCCGCAGACACCGTAAAGCCAGCCTCAGTGATGTCGCTGTTCAAGAACGACCGCTGGCGCAAGTACTCAGAGAACTACCTGTTTGTGCACAACTCCTACATGCGACCCTATTACTGCAATTACCTGATGCGCCGCTGGAACGAGGCGCACCCGCAGCAGCAGATAAAGCACCTGGACGTGGTGTATATGCTGGAGCCCTCATTACCGGATTACCAGGTGGCCACGCCCAAACGCGAAGTGCTCTGCAGTTGCGCCAACCAGCCGGAATAGTGAGCATTTATACTTCCAAAGTCCTGTTCTTTTTGGGCCTATACCCGTAAAACACAAGCATATACATTTACTTAAACTGACGTATCATGAAAACGAAATATGCATTTATACTTGCCGGGGGCCTGCTGCTAAGCACGGGACTCTACAGTTGCACCTCGGAGAATACAACGGGTGTCGAAACAGACGGCACAACAAATAACGCAGTAGACGGAAGGAGCAACAATGCAGCAGGCGGCACAGAGACAACGGAAAATATAAGCCCTCTGGATACGGCCCAGAACGCAGGCTCCGGAAATATGAACGACACCACTAGAAACAGCGGCACAACTTCGCCGACTGGCAGCCAGTAAATTTATACTTTCCCTGAAACAGCAGCGGCAGGCACTTTATAGTGTCTGCCGCTGCTGTTTCATACTTGGCTATACTTAATCCTCGTCGCTGGCGATGGCGTATCCTACCGCTGCGGCCACCAACCCACCCAGCAGGTAGTAGCCTACCGTCATGGCCTGTGTTTGGGTGGTTCTGTTGCTTGGGGCCTCACCCAGACCCAATGGGCCGGGCAGCAACACGGCACCCGCACCGGCTGCCACACCAAGTATGGCACCGCGCCACCAAGCGTTTATACCAGTACCTGCCAGGCTATAGTACAGTGAGTTAGAAAGCACATCGCCGGCCAGTGCCATGGTATGCAGCCCCTCCTGGTCCTGCGGCGGCTCTTCGTCCGCCATGCGCATCAGCTTGGAGATGGAGCGCATGCCCAGTACATCCATGCGCGGGGCATCGGGTACGAAACGGCGCACCGACTCGTGCACAAGGGTAAGCACACAGGCGCCTGCCAAACCGCTTACCATTGATTTTATTATGTTGTTCATCTTTTTATACTTCAGGTTATACTTTGGTTTAAGCCCTGGGGCTTCCCCTGTATAGCTTTTTTTGGGTGATAAGGTTACGGTTACTCCACCACCCGCAGCACGTCGGCCTCCACGCCATCTTCCCCAACTAACCGGTCGTCGGTGGGGCTGTCGAACACTACCAGCACGCGCTTATCATCCAGAATGGCAAGGCCCTCGGCTTTGTCCTTTCCGGTGTTGCCGCCGGTGCCGTGGGGCACCTCGCACAGCCGCTCCAGTTGGTTGTGGTGCAGCAGCTGCTCCTGCTCCCTGCTAAGGGCACCGCGCCAGCGGTAGATGGCAATCACACCGTCCAGATCCATGGTGGGCCCAGCCAGCAGGTACATGTCCTCCCCAAAAAAGCGCAGCTCCCGAATGCCCTTGCCCCGGATGTTCAGGAAGTGCTTGCGGTAAGGCTTGTCGTTTGCCAGCTGTTTCAGGTGCAGCATTCCTTTTTCGTCTTCCTCGGGCTCTACCTCCAGCACCATGGCCCAGCCCCGCAGCACCGGTCCGCGCAACCCGATAAAGATGCGATTGCCATGTATGGCCAGGCCCTCGATGTCAAAGCCGTTGTCCTTGCCGGGGATGCTCATAAACGGGGCGATGTGCGCGTCGTCCTGCAGCATTTCGGTGAGGATGCTACTGGTTTTACTTCCGTGCAGCTGGGCTGCGCGAAGCTTGCGCCCCGGCTGGTCCGGGTCATCGGTTTCCTTATGCAAAGTATAGTCACCAGATTCCGCATCTTTCAGGATAGGAATGCGCGCGAGCAGGTGGCGGTTCGGATCGTTTTTTACCTTTGCCAGGCGCTTTATCTGCTTCTCAATAGAGTCGTGGCGTTTGGGCTTGCTGCGCTTCAGGCTGTGGGAGCCGATAAGCCACAGGTAGTTGTCGGCCATGCCCATTCCCTCAATATCAATCTCGCTGTTGTCCTTGGCGGGCAGGTCCAGGTACTCGTGCAGGTCAAAGGACTTGTGCTTGCCGAAGGAGCCGTCCGGTTGCAGCGTCAGCCGCTCGACAGTGGTGCGCTCATCACAGCTCAGCCAGATATTATCGCCACTGTGGAAAGCGGTGGAAAGGCCGTTGCGCACATGCTTGCCTTCGGCACCGCGCCCCAGTTCAGGGTCGAATTGAAGTATAACTTTGTCTTTCATAGTGCTGTATTATAGGTTATGTTCCGCACTCTAACGTATGGTGCTACTACGTGCCCAGCGTAACCGGGTAGGGCGGCAAGAGCAATTTAAATTTACAATGATGGAATCCGAAAAAAAACACAAAACCGAGAAAGCAACCTTTGGCGCTGGCTGCTTTTGGGGTATAGAGGTGACGTTTCGCAACGTGGAGGGTGTTTTGGATACAACGGTGGGCTATATGGGCGGGCACCAGCCGGACCCTACCTACCAGGATGTCTGCACAGGCCGCACGGGCCATGCCGAGGTGGTGCAGGTGGTGTATGATCCTGCAAAACTGAACTACGACCAGTTGCTGCAGGTTTTCTGGCGGGCACACGACCCAACGCAGCTGAACCGCCAGGGTACGGATGTAGGCTCACAGTACCGGTCTGTTATTTTTTTCCACTCCGATGAGCAGCGCGTGATGGCCGAAACCACCAAGGAGAACTGGCAGCAGTCGCCCGAGTTCAGCCGTCGCGAAATCGTGACCAAGATTTCGCCGGCTGACACCTTTTACCCCGCCGAAGAATACCACCAGCAGTACCTCGTAAAGCGGGGAATGGCCACCTGCCGCGTGTAAGAATTCAGTTATAAAAAGTATAAGCCACAAAAAAGCCGGACCTTAAAGCCCGGCTTTCAGTTTATCGGCTATTATGCCTGATTACTTTACACGTGCGTTTGTGCTCGCTGAGCTGATTCCGCTTGTGCTGTCTGCGTAGCTTCCGCTAGGCGAACCTGAGTTTTTCTGCTTCTTGTTCAGTTTATTCATTTTCTTCTGCGCTTTCGCGGCGGCAGAACCCAACTTATTCTTCATCTGATTCTTGTTGTTTGAGTTCATGGCTAACCAGCCTGCACCCAACGCTAGTAACGAGCCACCAATAACCTTCTGTGTGGTAGTGAGTCCGTTAACTTTGGTAGCGGCTGTAGTACCCAACTGCATCAGTTTGTCCTGAAGGTCCTTCATACCACCTTTGCCGCTAGTTGCCTGCTGGTTGCTGCGGCCCTGCATGTTCTGGCTGTTGCTGCTACCCGAAGTAGTGCTGCCTGAACCTGACATGCCTGGAGTAGAAGAATTGGAGTTTGATGCGTTAGATGAAGATGAGCTGCTTGGCGAGCTGCTGCCCGAGTTGTTGCTCTGCGACGAAGTATTTGCGTTTGATTGTGTCTGTGATCCTGGTCTATTATTCTGGTTCGTTTCCATAGTGTTTATTTTAAATTATACAATTTTTCAGCTTTGTCTGCTCCTGCACCTTCTTGGGCACGCAGGGCATGGTGCTACTTATATTTATCGTTTATTTTGCCCATATGGTTGCGCTTGCGCCCGTATTTCTACAAACAGTCTGGCTTTAAAACAAACTATATCAATATAGTGCAGCAGCTATTATCAGAGGTTTTACTACGGCAAAGTATAAACACAAAAGGCGGCATCCTATTGGTGCAGTGCCTTTAAGCGTGCCAATGCCGCTGCATGCTCCTCCTGCTCATCTGCCTCCATTTCGGTTGCCTTGGCGCTTCCGAAAAAGTGCAAAATATTTTTTTGAAGATCAGGTGCCACCCGCTTAAAGTCTGTCTTGCCCAGCTCCTCTAGCAGCTTGGCATATGCCTCGTCGGCGGGTGCGTACGCTCCGGGTACTGTGGGCTTGCCGGTGTCTAGTTGCAGGTTCGGCAGGGACCTGGCTTTGCCGCTGCGCAGCTGCTGCAGCATGTGTGTGTATTCCCTTACCGTGGTGTTAAAGCTTTGCATAAACACTTCCTCAGCCTCGGGCGTGGGCGGCACAAAAGCCAGTGGCTTCAAGGGGCCTAATTTAGGCAGCACCTTCATGATATAAGCCGTCGCCCGCGCAAAGATATGCGGCTTCTCATAGCAGTTGCCCCACTGCTGGTGGTAGCTGGCGCGGCTCATCCGGAACTGGAACTCGCGCTGCGTGGCGCCCGGGCGCGCAGCATTTATGTCCTTCTGCTTTGCCTTCCAAGCGGCCTTGGTAAGTTCGGGCAGAATGTTTTTTATAGTATAGCGGTAAGAGCCCACAGCCATGGGCAAGCTGGTGAAAACATCTTTCAATTCCAGCCCATAGGTTTTAACGAAAGCCTTTTCCAGCACCTCCGGCGCCACCTCAAACCCGATAAACTTCTTGTAGGCCTCCGGAGCGTAGTTTCCCTGCGCTACCTGCAGCACATCAAACCCAAACTCCATCTTCACATGCGACACCGGATCATCGGCGTACGTAACCGGGCTTCCGAACTCCTCTTTTACTTTGGGGTACACCATCGCTACGGCCTCGTTCGTGCCGATGGGGTGGCCGTGGATGTCGGCGTTGTAATGCGCCAGCGCACCAAGGGCAAAGGCATATTCATCCAGGGTCAGGGAGGCGCCGATCAGGTTCTCCACGAAATCGCCGCTGCGCACATAGTGGGTAAGGTCGGTGAAGAAGGTGTTGCCGAAAGGGAAGTAACCCATGTCCTGGATGATGGAGCCGCCGTAGGCGTAGGCGTGCGCCTGCTGCAACTGCTCCTCCGTTGCCTCCGGAAATCGGTGCAGCAGCAGCGGCACCAGGTCTTTGTCCCAGGCCGCGTCTACCACTGCCTGGTGTGTTAGTACCCCGTAGGCTTTCGCTTGCTTTAGAGGCAACAGGTATAGCGCCAGCAAAAAGAAGCAGGTAAGCCAGCGGTGGGTTCTCCGTATAGACATCATAAAAATGCTATACGATTATATAGAAAATAAGGGCTATTAAATGTTGGTTCTCCGCCACCGCCGCCGCCTGCGGTACAGCAGCACCTCCATCACACTGATGCCCACCAGCAGCCAGGCCCCGCCCAGCAGCAAGCCGGCCAGCACATCAGACAGGTAATGCACCCCCAGGTAAATCCGGCTAAAGCACACCAGCAGTGTCAGGATTACGGCCAGTGCGACCGACAGCTTCCGCAGCCATGGTTTATGAAAATGGCGGTAAAGCAAGAAGGCGATCATCCCGAACAGCACAATGGCCGTGGTAGAGTGGCCGCTGGGGAAAGAGAAATGCTCTACTGCATAGTAGGCCACATCGGCGGGGCGCTCCCGGCTGATGAAGGTTTTGCCGTACCGGACCGAGAGCCCCGTACCAGCCAGCGGAAGCCAGAAGGCAAACAGCGCCACCCACTTTTTCCGGGCCAGCAAAACCGCCGACACAACACCGCCAATAATGAACACCGCGATCTGGTCGCCCAGCGTGGTGACGGCATACAGCAGCTTGCTTAGCCATTCCTGCCGCATATTGTATAGAAAACTTGTGAACTGCTCATCCACCACCACCACCCACTCCGACTCCATCACACTCTCTGTCAGGTTAGTGAGCAGCATCATGTTGATGACCAGCGCCACGATGACCAGCGTAAGCGGCAGCCCCACAAAAAGCTTTGTGTTAAACCGGTTGGCCAGAAAAGCCGTGACCTTCGGGTGATTCTCCCGGAACCGCCCCACGGCCGGCTGGCTCAAGACCCAACTGGTGGCGCTTCGGACCCTATGTACGACAATGTTTTTCATGGCTTAATGCTGCTTTGGCTATACGGGCACAACTGGCTTTGTTTTCCTTTTTTGGATATTGGCGACACCTGCGCATGCCTTTACCCCAAAAAACGGCCGATTCACAACAAACCGCTTCTAAATAAAGTACATAATACTATGAAGAAGCAAGACAACGTGTTCGATAAGATTATGCTGGCCATTGGCCTGCTGCTGTTGGTGCTGTTCTGGTTTAACTTCCCGGCTATTCCTAACCCCGACAACCTAAACTACATTACATATACCTCCTCTGGTGCAGAAAGCAGTTATGCTTCCAAATGGACGTATATAAAACCGGATAAAGCACTTTCGGCAGAGCAGGTAATAAATATACAGCTGCGTGCGCTGCAGCAAAACGACAGGGCCGACAGCGGCGTGATCACGGTGTTCAATTTTTCATCGCCCTTGAACAGGATGCACCTGGGCCCGCTCGAACACTTTCGCCTGATGGTGCGCGACCCTTCCTACCGTCCTATGCTTAACTTTAAAAGTTACAAAAAAGGACAGTTGGTTATTTCAGGTAAAACAGCCTACCAGTTGGTGGTGCTCGAGGCACACGACGGGCAGCAGGAAGCATTTATGTTTATACTTGCCAAACAGCGTAAGGGTGCTTACAAAGACTGTTGGATGACGGAGGGGATCGCACGCATGGACCAGACCCGGGACACGAAGGTTATCTAATCAATTCGCTTTCCCGCAGCAACACGCACGAGCTTCTACTTCATTTTTGCCGTATCTTAGGTTCATAAACCAGATCAGACTTTATGAGCCAACTTACAGCCCCACGCCTCCCCATCATCGACATGCACTGCGACCTGCTCGTGTACCTGGCCGATGTACCTGAATCAGACATAAATAAAGTAGAGGAGATTGGCTGCGCTGCGCCCGCTTTAACCGAAGGGAACGTGAAGTTGCAGGTAATGGCCATTTATTCCCCCACCGGCCTTGGCAGCACCCGTTACGCCGAACTGCAGCGCGACATGTTCAGGCAGCTCGCCGACAGGGACAATTGCTTTACCGCTGTTACCGATAAACCGCTACTTGAGCAAACCATGCAGCAGCCGCAGGGCACGGGCATGGTGGTGGCCATAGAGAATGCCTCCGGCCTATGCGAGCAACTGGAGCCGCTGGAGGATGGGTTTAAACGACTGGAGAAGATAATAGAGATCTGTGGCCGCGTGCTGTACATTAGCTTTACCCACCATGCTGAAAACCGCTTTGGCGGCGGCAATAACTCTACCAAGGGCATCACGCGCGACGGCAAAATGCTGCTCGATTACCTGCACGGCCGCAACATTGCCGTGGACATGTCGCATACCAGCGATGCCCTGGCCACGGATATCCTGAACCACATCGACCGGGAGCGCCTTGCCATTCCTATCATCGCCAGCCACTCCAATTTCCGCCCTGTGTGGAACCACGAACGTAACCTGCCCGATGAAATAACACAGGAGATCATCCGCCGGAAGGGCCTGATCGGAATGAACTTCCTGCGCAAGTTTGTGAACACAGAGGACCCTGATGCGCTGCTGCACCACATACAGTACGGGCTGGGCAAGGGCGCAGAGGATGCGCTTTGCTTTGGTGCCGACTACTTCTACTTTGCCGATGAGCAGGACCAGAGCCGCTTCCCCTTTTACTTTAAGGAGCACGAGCAGGCCGGCACCAGTTACAGCCATTTGCTACAACGCCTGCAGGAGCAGCTAACACCGGAGCAACTCAAAAAGCTCGCCTACCAAAACGCCCAGAATTTTATAGCGCGCATCTGGAGTTAAGGCGATCCGGGTTTCCAAAAAACCAGTGTTTAACACCCATTATTTCGCATTTTCCATTTTCCTGACAAGCGCTGGTTTTTAATATTTTATTTATATATTTAGAGTGAAGTATACTTTGCAAATGCGCTTACCAGGTAGTTCGGCTGCTATGCTTGTCTTCTTTCACTAAAAATATTTAAAGATGAAATTTATCGG
Above is a window of Pontibacter akesuensis DNA encoding:
- a CDS encoding DUF4864 domain-containing protein, with translation MKKQDNVFDKIMLAIGLLLLVLFWFNFPAIPNPDNLNYITYTSSGAESSYASKWTYIKPDKALSAEQVINIQLRALQQNDRADSGVITVFNFSSPLNRMHLGPLEHFRLMVRDPSYRPMLNFKSYKKGQLVISGKTAYQLVVLEAHDGQQEAFMFILAKQRKGAYKDCWMTEGIARMDQTRDTKVI
- a CDS encoding dipeptidase, with protein sequence MSQLTAPRLPIIDMHCDLLVYLADVPESDINKVEEIGCAAPALTEGNVKLQVMAIYSPTGLGSTRYAELQRDMFRQLADRDNCFTAVTDKPLLEQTMQQPQGTGMVVAIENASGLCEQLEPLEDGFKRLEKIIEICGRVLYISFTHHAENRFGGGNNSTKGITRDGKMLLDYLHGRNIAVDMSHTSDALATDILNHIDRERLAIPIIASHSNFRPVWNHERNLPDEITQEIIRRKGLIGMNFLRKFVNTEDPDALLHHIQYGLGKGAEDALCFGADYFYFADEQDQSRFPFYFKEHEQAGTSYSHLLQRLQEQLTPEQLKKLAYQNAQNFIARIWS